A single genomic interval of Musa acuminata AAA Group cultivar baxijiao chromosome BXJ3-4, Cavendish_Baxijiao_AAA, whole genome shotgun sequence harbors:
- the LOC135635267 gene encoding probable WRKY transcription factor 72, with product MESLPVPRGVTTINRGVAMEKAKVEGAGDRRDFDVEAEIWNSNPSKPTSPCSSQEDYTEFSTKEKIFLEPSSTNCNRSNQIHFFGVAKQEQVKETFELSSHPDAEDSDLVSLSLGTSVSCRLREEEKAKDLHSHCYKFYGELEEGLSLGLDCNLEGVNGWQAKPPPAVDPYNSFEEVSPLPTAKRARVSVRARCDGPTMIDGCQWRKYGQKIAKGNPCPRAYYRCTVSPGCPVRKQVQRCADDMAILITTYEGTHNHPLPASATAMASTTSAAASMLISGSSFSSSPTISMSQFCSPNLPFYSSTSRPTITLDLTAPATAPQVELSPSCSLNSSYSPWSSGCTSHGTQPKTTTNAAPPLPNQQHHSLTQMIAGAITTHPSFQSAVAAAIASYLGGTGGDREGSIHDLQPQEKLAATAASIMSNSSNPDQQRQ from the exons atggaGTCTTTGCCTGTTCCGAGAGGAGTAACAACGATCAATAGGGGTGTGGCAATGGAGAAGGCGAAGGTCGAAGGTGCTGGTGACAGAAGAGAT TTTGATGTCGAAGCAGAAATCTGGAACAGCAATCCATCAAAGCCAACCTCTCCCTGCAGCAGTCAG GAGGATTATACTGAATTCAGTAccaaagagaaaatatttctggAACCAAGTTCGACAAACTGCAATCGCAGCAACCAAATACATTTCTTTGGAGTAGCAAAGCAAGAACAAGTGAAGGAGACATTTGAGCTTTCTTCTCATCCTGATGCTGAGGATTCTGATCTTGTTTCTCTCAGCCTTGGAACAAGTGTAAGCTGTAGGctcagagaagaagagaaggcaaAAGATTTACACAGCCACTGCTACAAGTTctatggtgaacttgaagaaggTCTCTCTCTTGGATTGGACTGCAACTTGGAAGGAGTCAATGGCTGGCAAGCCAAACCTCCACCAGCTGTAGATCCATACAACAGCTTCGAAGAAGTGTCACCCCTACCCACCGCCAAGAGAGCTAGGGTTTCAGTGAGAGCAAGATGTGATGGCCCAACA ATGATTGATGGATGCCAATGGAGGAAGTATGGGCAGAAGATAGCCAAAGGAAATCCATGTCCTCGTGCATACTATCGTTGCACTGTTTCACCAGGGTGCCCGGTGAGGAAGCAG GTGCAAAGATGCGCTGACGATATGGCCATACTGATCACCACCTACGAAGGAACCCACAACCACCCACTTCCGGCCTCCGCCACCGCCATGGCTTCGACGACGTCGGCAGCTGCAAGCATGCTCATCTCTGGTTCATCCTTCTCATCCTCTCCCACCATTAGCATGTCGCAGTTTTGCTCTCCGAATCTGCCGTTCTATTCCTCGACTTCCCGTCCTACGATCACTTTGGATCTCACTGCACCCGCGACTGCACCCCAAGTCGAGCTCTCTCCGAGCTGTTCCTTGAACTCAAGCTACTCACCATGGAGCAGTGGATGCACAAGCCATGGAACTCAGCCGAAGACGACGACTAACGCAGCTCCACCCCTCCCAAACCAACAACATCATTCACTGACACAAATGATTGCCGGGGCGATTACAACCCACCCGAGCTTCCAGTCTGCAGTAGCAGCTGCAATTGCATCATACCTAGGTGGAACTGGTGGCGACAGGGAAGGCTCAATCCACGATCTCCAACCACAAGAAAAATTAGCCGCCACAGCTGCCTCGATCATGTCAAACTCCTCGAATCCAGACCAGCAGCGACAATGA
- the LOC103970627 gene encoding uncharacterized protein LOC103970627: protein MDGSRGQPKQLVYQDLQPPTEWNETAHNHILRILLPGFKAEDIKIRVDDDSRKLKVKGRRRVGQATVERFERDFDVPQDADLERVGGRFQDGWLSVIMPKKKTQETESTQVGISQEEDKKKKEEEPILQEKPESGQHKAVEKPIDGVGIKERHFPMGIPAGGDRKQEEEKAKSRTESGEKPKSCCTNKDGRKEGVSWMKRMKGMEEWVDSQVVDKLVESFNKNRNVIAAAAVGFSIGFYVSLKLRSSSR from the exons ATGGATGGCTCGAGAGGACAGCCCAAGCAGCTGGTTTACCAGGATCTGCAGCCACCCACCGAGTGGAATGAGACCGCTCATAATCATATCCTCCGTATCCTTCTTCCAG GTTTTAAGGCGGAAGACATCAAGATCCGTGTTGACGACGACTCCAGGAAGCTGAAGGTGAAGGGCAGGAGGCGTGTGGGTCAGGCTACGGTGGAGCGTTTTGAGCGTGATTTCGACGTTCCTCAAGATGCCGACCTCGAAAGGGTCGGTGGGAGGTTCCAAGATGGCTGGCTTTCCGTCATCatgccaaagaagaagacacAAGAAACAGAATCAACTCAGGTGGGTATCTCACAGgaagaagataagaagaagaaagaggaagagccCATCCTGCAAGAGAAGCCAGAGAGTGGTCAGCACAAGGCCGTCGAGAAGCCAATAGACGGTGTTGGGATCAAGGAAAGACATTTCCCCATGGGAATACCAGCAGGTGGTGACAGGAAACAGGAAGAAGAGAAGGCAAAGAGTAGAACGGAGAGTGGAGAGAAGCCCAAGAGTTGCTGCACTAACAAAGATGGCAGAAAGGAAGGTGTGAGTTGGATGAAGAGGATGAAGGGGATGGAGGAGTGGGTCGACTCTCAAGTGGTGGATAAGCTGGTGGAGAGCTTCAACAAGAACAGGAACGTCATTGCTGCTGCAGCTGTAGGCTTCTCCATTGGGTTCTACGTGTCCTTAAAGCTGAGGTCAAGCAGCAGATGA